In candidate division KSB1 bacterium, a single genomic region encodes these proteins:
- a CDS encoding class II aldolase/adducin family protein — MISTSEDNLRQTIVEIGRRMYQRGYVAANDGNISVRLDEERILATPTGVSKGFMNAEEMVVLDLKGQPISDGKPSTELPMHLFIYKERPDVQSVVHAHPTYATGFATAGLALDKCVLAEVVVTIGSIPLAEYGTPSTEELPETLRPYIHSCEAFLMANHGVVTVGKDLMDAYFKLERVEHYAQIVFISRALGGENVLPKKEVEKLFDLRKVYGAESLNPGCYACYDDCIGESCVNHDLKYQPDGPDYFGEVVEKVLAAVR; from the coding sequence ATGATCTCAACTTCAGAAGACAATCTCCGCCAAACCATCGTCGAAATCGGACGTCGGATGTACCAGCGAGGCTATGTTGCTGCCAACGACGGCAACATCAGCGTTCGATTGGACGAAGAACGCATTCTCGCTACTCCGACCGGCGTCTCAAAAGGTTTCATGAATGCTGAAGAGATGGTCGTTTTGGATTTGAAAGGTCAGCCGATTTCTGATGGCAAACCCTCCACTGAGCTGCCGATGCACCTGTTTATTTATAAAGAGCGTCCGGATGTTCAGTCGGTTGTCCATGCTCACCCAACCTATGCAACAGGTTTTGCCACTGCCGGGCTTGCTTTGGACAAGTGCGTTTTAGCAGAAGTGGTTGTGACCATCGGCTCGATTCCTCTGGCTGAATATGGCACACCCTCAACTGAGGAGCTGCCCGAAACGCTTCGGCCTTACATTCACTCCTGCGAAGCTTTTTTGATGGCGAATCACGGCGTTGTCACCGTAGGCAAAGATTTAATGGACGCGTACTTCAAATTAGAAAGAGTGGAACACTATGCCCAGATCGTGTTTATTTCCAGAGCACTTGGTGGAGAAAATGTTCTCCCTAAAAAGGAAGTTGAGAAGCTTTTTGATTTAAGAAAAGTTTACGGGGCGGAATCATTAAATCCCGGATGTTACGCTTGTTACGACGATTGTATTGGGGAGTCTTGCGTTAATCATGACCTAAAATACCAACCCGACGGTCCTGATTATTTTGGTGAAGTTG